One segment of Engraulis encrasicolus isolate BLACKSEA-1 chromosome 7, IST_EnEncr_1.0, whole genome shotgun sequence DNA contains the following:
- the LOC134451775 gene encoding odorant receptor 131-2-like: MFVVLLSKPVFRESPRYVLFAHMLCNDSIQLFYSSIVIILFFTKIRTTKSACSFLVLVTSSTSINAPLNLGVMSLERYTAICFPLRHSQLATTRRAYVAIAAIWFFGLLNPVVNSLHKCVTDPHFFTEQVVCGTQAVLDVSPWQMLLYHALNGLYYVTVTLAIVFSYVNVVRVARSASSNDKSTGKAHRTLLLHLVQFVLCLNVLLYNSIARYLALVLSSGVYDDVSFAIFLLVILLPRCLNPLIYGLRDEAIRKLFMLNFTCDLSGGKSKINVKSI, translated from the coding sequence ATGTTTGTGGTGTTGCTGAGCAAGCCTGTGTTCAGGGAGTCTCCTCGCTACGTGCTCTTTGCCCACATGCTCTGCAACGACTCCATCCAGCTGTTCTACTCTTCAATCgtcatcattttattttttaccaaaATTAGAACAACTAAGTCTGCGTGTTCATTCCTAGTCTTAGTCACGTCTTCCACCTCGATAAACGCTCCTCTCAACCTGGGTGTCATGTCCTTGGAGCGCTACACTGCCATCTGCTTTCCCCTGCGCCACAGTCAACTCGCCACCACCAGGAGAGCGTATGTGGCCATCGCTGCCATTTGGTTCTTCGGACTGCTGAACCCAGTGGTGAATTCTTTGCATAAGTGTGTAACTGACCCACATTTTTTCACTGAGCAGGTCGTATGTGGTACTCAGGCAGTGCTCGATGTCAGCCCATGGCAAATGTTGCTATACCATGCTCTCAATGGCCTGTACTATGTGACTGTGACTCTAGCTATCGTCTTCAGCTACGTCAATGTTGTGCGTGTGGCTCGGTCGGCGTCCAGCAATGACAAGTCCACTGGCAAAGCACACCGGACTCTGCTGCTGCACCTGGTCCAGTTTGTTCTCTGTCTGAATGTATTACTGTATAACAGTATAGCCCGTTACCTTGCACTGGTTTTAAGTTCAGGGGTTTACGACGATGTTAGCTTTGCCATTTTTCTGTTGGTCATCCTACTACCCAGATGTCTAAATCCCCTAATTTATGGCTTAAGGGATGAGGCTATTCGTAAACTCTTCATGCTTAATTTTACCTGTGACTTATCTGGTGGAAAGTCAAAAATAAATGTTAAGTCAATATAA
- the LOC134451776 gene encoding odorant receptor 131-2-like, protein MANLSSEEDGPLVHQQSFQVEMNEGPLSKLVVAILMALLFMYINSIMFHTVLSKPVFRELPRYILFAHMLCNDTILLMTASVLYVLSLNFQKLPRAVCAPIMLVASAGVRISALNLGFMSLERYVAICFPLRHSEMASKKMAAALIATMWILGCISPVIDILHPLIRKPASFGKPMFCTHQAFFIAPWQVAVFEGIQGFYFVAVTFMIIFTYVSVMVAARSASADKDSARKAQRTVLLHFGQLVLCLNSLLYVTIERAMAMASSSHLFMDLRYMNYLFILLLPRCLSPLVYGLRDNAVRPLFLYYVRCGYRKVKPSVTVH, encoded by the coding sequence ATGGCTAATCTATCCAGTGAAGAAGACGGTCCACTGGTGCATCAGCAGTCGTTTCAGGTGGAAATGAACGAGGGTCCGCTGTCTAAACTTGTAGTGGCCATTCTCATGGCCCTGCTATTCATGTACATCAACAGCATCATGTTTCACACCGTCCTGAGTAAGCCTGTGTTTAGAGAGCTGCCTCGATACATCCTCTTTGCCCACATGCTCTGCAACGACACAATTCTGCTGATGACAGCCTCTGTTCTCTATGTATTGTCTTTAAATTTTCAGAAGCTTCCAAGAGCTGTTTGTGCACCGATCATGCTTGTTGCATCCGCCGGAGTTCGCATCTCTGCTCTAAACCTGGGTTTCATGTCTCTGGAGCGCTATGTGGCTATTTGTTTCCCTTTACGCCACAGTGAGATGGCCTCAAAGAAAATGGCAGCTGCCTTGATTGCTACTATGTGGATATTGGGCTGCATTAGTCCTGTGATAGACATATTACATCCACTGATTAGAAAACCAGCATCTTTTGGAAAGCCAATGTTCTGCACTCATCAGGCCTTTTTCATTGCACCCTGGCAGGTAGCAGTGTTTGAGGGGATCCAGGGTTTTTATTTTGTGGCAGTAACATTCATGATTATTTTCACATACGTGAGTGTTATGGTCGCAGCTCGATCAGCCTCAGCAGATAAGGACTCTGCCAGGAAAGCTCAGAGAACAGTTCTCTTGCATTTTGGCCAGCTAGTGCTTTGCCTGAACAGTCTGCTGTATGTCACCATTGAGAGAGCCATGGCCATGGCCAGTAGCAGCCATCTGTTCATGGACCTGCGTTACAtgaactatcttttcattctccTTCTGCCTCGGTGCCTGAGTCCCCTGGTGTACGGCCTCAGAGACAATGCTGTGAGGCCCTTATTCCTCTACTATGTCAGGTGTGGATACAGAAAGGTTAAACCCTCAGTAACTGTGCACTAG